The segment TGCTGATTTATTCAGAGGAATAAGCGAAGGACATTATTGGTTTACAGTGGTCATCAATGTATTGGGTATCTTACTAGGTATTATTTTATTATTCAATCCTTTATCCTCTGCGTTGACGCTAAGTTTTTTAGTTGGATTTTATTTTATGGTCGTTGGGATCAATCAGATCGTTTATGCGTTTAGATGATTAGTAATAAAATAAGTGTATGAAATTTGAAAAAGATCCACCTCAAATCCTATCAATTTGAGGTGGATCTTTTCTCACTAAGTTGTGGTTTACTGGACTTTTACAACTGTTTAGAAAGATGATGCGTATATATTTCATGAAGCACCGGCATATCATGTACTTCGTATTTTTCTTTGAAGCGCTCAATTTCTTCTTCGCTATACTTTCTTGGGTCTAAGTGTAAGTCTTCGACAGGTAAGGGCCGTTTGTTGGGGATCTTGACGTCGATCACGACTGGTCGATCAGATTTCGCCGCAGCATCTAAGGCAGGGCGTAATTGTTCGTAGTGTGTGATCGTGAAGCCATCGGCACCTAAGGCTTCGCAGGCTTTCCCAAAATCAGCTTGTTCAAGGGAAACACCAAATTTTTGTTGTTCAGTATCTTCTTGTTCTGCTTCGATAAATCCGAATGAATCATTTGAGAAAACGACATTGATGATTGGCAACTGATAGCTGACTTGAGTCAAGATATCTTGCATCACCATGGCAAAACCGCCGTCTCCGCTCAAAGTAAAGACTTGTCTCTCCGGAAAGCTTAATTTAGCGGCGATTCCGCCGGGTATACCATTTCCCATCGTCGCAAACCAACCCGAAGTAGTGTGTAACTGCTCACCAGTCATGTTCAGTAAACGAATCGAATGAATGGTCGTATTTCCAACATCTGTCACAAAAATAGCATCACGTTCGGCAATTCGGTTGATTTCTTTATAGACCGCTTCTGGTCGAATCGATTTCTCCGTGGGTTCTTCAAAGGACGTTAACCAACGCCGCCAATTGCGAAGATTTTCTTGATTGGCTAGATACCAAGCATCTTCTGTGCGTTCGTTCCCCAATTCAATCAGTTTTTCTAACGTTGTTTTACCATCCCCTAAAATAGCTAAATCGGTATGATGACGGCGGCCGAATTTGGCGGCATCAATATCGACTTGGATAAAAGCAGCTTCTGGATTGAAAAAGGTTCGCCCAAAAGGAAAGTCACTTCCTACAAATAAAATCAAATCGGCTTCTGCTAATGCTTCATTCGCAGGTTTTGTCGCTACCCGACCTGCAAATCCAAGAAAATTTTTGTCTTCATCTGGCACGATTCCTTTTGCTAAAACAGAGGCAACCACGGGCATTTTGAAATATTCGGTAAATTTCTTGATCTGATCATAGCCATGACGAACACCTTGACCTATGAACAAGACAGGTTTTTGAGCTTGTTCGAGATAAGGAAGGGCTGCTTTCACGTCTTCAATCTCAGGGAGGATCACCCCTGTTTTGTACGTAGAAGCATTAGAAACATCCTGCCACTCGATTTCTTCAAAACCAAAATCAACTGGGATCGTCACAACAGCGACTCCTTGATGTGCATAAGCTGCCTTGATCGCTTCATCAACGACATAAGGTAAACTTTCAGGTGTCATGACTGTCCGATTATAAACACTAACATCAGCGAAAATTGGATTTTCATTTAATTCTTGAAAGGCAGTATAATTCATAGAAGTCGAAGCCACTTGCCCTAAAAGGGCGACAACTGGGACGTGATCCATTTGAGCATCGTAAAGTCCGTTGATCAAATGAGTGGCTCCAGGACCAGCTGAGCCAAAGACAGCTCCGACTTTTCCTGTTAATTTGGCATCCGCTGCGGCAGCTAACGCGCCTACTTCTTCATGACGTACTTGGATATAATCGATTTGGTCTTTTTCATGGTACAACGCATCCATAATGGAATTGAACGAACCACCCGGAATCCCATAAATATGATCAACTCCCCAGCTTTCAAGCACTTTTACCATGGCAATACCGGCATTTATCGTTGACATTTTGATCCACTCCCTAAAAAAACAAATTATATTTATTGTCTAAAGTATAAATCTTCCTTATCAAAAGCCCAACTAAAGCGACTTTCAACCAAGTAGAGTGAAGTGCCAGTAATGTGTGAAACTATGTTATAGTGGATTCAAAATGTTAGGAGGAAGAGTATGCTGAAAATCGGTATTATGAGCGGTGCTTCGATCGTGCCACGTGTTGTGGAGGGGATCAAAGAAAGTGGCGTGGCACAAGCTGTAGCGATTGCGACACGTCGCTTAGAAAAGGCGCAACAGTTAGCCACAGAGTTAGGCATTCCAAAAGCGTATGGCAGTTACGAAGCGTTACTTTCTGACAACGAGATAGAACTGATTTATATTCCATTGATCAATCACTTGCATTTTTCAGCCGCGAAAGCCGCGATCCAAGCAAAGAAACATGTGCTTTTAGAGAAGCCTTTTACGCTACATTCGGAGCAAGCACAAGAACTCTATGCCTTGGCTAAGGAGCACAAGGTTTTTCTCATGGAAGCACAAAAAGCCCTATTTCTACCTGCGATCGAAGACGTAAAAAAAACCATTGGATCAGGAAAAATCGGTCAAGTAAAATTAGTCGATATTCGTGATGCTCGACCGGGTTCTGAAAAAATCCCTTGGTTTTGGAAGATGGAACAAGGAGGTGGCGTATTGATTTCCAACGCCTCTTACCCATTAAGTGTCAGTCAATATTTATTTGGTACAGGATTTGATGAATATAACGGCTTATGTGTAGAACATGGAGAAGGTCTGACGGATGAAGAGTGTATGGTCAGCCTGAAGAAGAAAGACCTTTTCATCAGTTTATTCCTTACGACAAAAATGGATTTTACTAGTACGTATACCATCGTTGGAGAAAAAGGCACGATCATCATCCCTAACTATTGGAAAACAGACCATTATACGATCCAGATGAACAACGGAAAAGTGTTAACAAAAGATTTTCCAATGGATAGTGAATTTGTCTTTGAGATCCGTCATGTCGCCGATTTACTTTCCTCAGGTAAGAAGCAAGATACGGTGGTCGATCCAAACATGACGATTACAAATGTTCAAGTCGTTGATGATCTTTACCATAAGTGGTTTGGGAATGATTGGAAAAACGTGAGGGGATAACCGCTTAGAATAAAGGATCATCAGATTAATAGTAGAATAGTAGTCACATTTTTGGCAATATGCTAGAGTAAGAATAAAAAGGTGAAAGGGGAATTGTATGGTTGATTGGTTACTGAAGCTAGAACCTTGGCAGCAAGCGTTGACGGGTACGGCGTTTACTTATTTTATGACTGCGCTTGGGGCTGGCTTAGTTTTTTTCTTTAAAGAAATCAAAAAAGATGTACTCAATTTGATGTTAGGTTTCGCTTCGGGTGTGATGATCGCCGCCAGTTTTTGGTCTTTATTAGATCCGGCAATCACAAAAGCAGAAGAAAATGGTGATATTGCTTGGCTTGTGGTGAGTATTGGTTTTGGGCTAGGGGGATTATTTTTATACATTGCCGACAAAACCTTACCACACATGCATTTTGGTC is part of the Enterococcus mundtii genome and harbors:
- the spxB gene encoding pyruvate oxidase — its product is MSTINAGIAMVKVLESWGVDHIYGIPGGSFNSIMDALYHEKDQIDYIQVRHEEVGALAAAADAKLTGKVGAVFGSAGPGATHLINGLYDAQMDHVPVVALLGQVASTSMNYTAFQELNENPIFADVSVYNRTVMTPESLPYVVDEAIKAAYAHQGVAVVTIPVDFGFEEIEWQDVSNASTYKTGVILPEIEDVKAALPYLEQAQKPVLFIGQGVRHGYDQIKKFTEYFKMPVVASVLAKGIVPDEDKNFLGFAGRVATKPANEALAEADLILFVGSDFPFGRTFFNPEAAFIQVDIDAAKFGRRHHTDLAILGDGKTTLEKLIELGNERTEDAWYLANQENLRNWRRWLTSFEEPTEKSIRPEAVYKEINRIAERDAIFVTDVGNTTIHSIRLLNMTGEQLHTTSGWFATMGNGIPGGIAAKLSFPERQVFTLSGDGGFAMVMQDILTQVSYQLPIINVVFSNDSFGFIEAEQEDTEQQKFGVSLEQADFGKACEALGADGFTITHYEQLRPALDAAAKSDRPVVIDVKIPNKRPLPVEDLHLDPRKYSEEEIERFKEKYEVHDMPVLHEIYTHHLSKQL
- a CDS encoding Gfo/Idh/MocA family protein; translation: MLKIGIMSGASIVPRVVEGIKESGVAQAVAIATRRLEKAQQLATELGIPKAYGSYEALLSDNEIELIYIPLINHLHFSAAKAAIQAKKHVLLEKPFTLHSEQAQELYALAKEHKVFLMEAQKALFLPAIEDVKKTIGSGKIGQVKLVDIRDARPGSEKIPWFWKMEQGGGVLISNASYPLSVSQYLFGTGFDEYNGLCVEHGEGLTDEECMVSLKKKDLFISLFLTTKMDFTSTYTIVGEKGTIIIPNYWKTDHYTIQMNNGKVLTKDFPMDSEFVFEIRHVADLLSSGKKQDTVVDPNMTITNVQVVDDLYHKWFGNDWKNVRG